TGCGGGCAACGCTGCCGCAGGACAGCGTTGCATCGTCATCTGACTTGCGGCAACGTGTTTGAGCGGCGCGCGCAGCGCAAAGCGAGTTTTGCCGCACCGCAGACTGAATGGCGTGACGCAGGTTTGCCCGCAGCGCAGCGAAGGGACGCAGACAGTCGGGGCGTGTTCTTTTGCCTTCTTTGCTTGCACGAGCAAGAAAAGAAGGTCGCGTGCCGGGGCGAGACCCGGCCTCTGTCGTGTACGACGACGCCGAAGGAAATTTGAGAGCCGCTTGCGATTATGGTGATTGGGCTGGGGGCGGATTTTGCTTGAAGTCTCTGCTTCGGCGACATGCCTGATGAGTGGACAGTGGGCGGGTCTCTGCCCGCCATGCCGACCTACTTTCTGCTGCCGGTATGCCGGACCACCAGAAAGTAGGCAAAGAGCTGGCCCCTACTGCCCCCGTTCCTTCGGCTGCGCCTGCGAGGGGAGCAGACACCTAACTATCACGCCCCCGGCAAAAAATACCCCGCCTTGTGCTGATTTCGAGAACTGCTCACACACAGCTTCAGTCGCGCTTCCATGTACTGGCGCACTTCCGAGCGGTCACACATCTGCGCCAGGTCTTCCCAATACAGCAGGCTGGTGAAAGCCGACTTGGCAGGCTCAGCGGTATCGCCTTCGAGCACTTCTGCGGCGCGCGCAGGGGGGGGAACATAGACAGAGCCATTCACCGGGGCGTAGTGCTGCACCGGGCGGCCTGCGGCTTCCTCCTTGCGGCGCGAGGTCAGCACAAAGTAATGCTGGCGGGCGTCGGCCAGATGCGGTTTCTTGTCGGCGTCAAACACCTTGTCCAGGCGCTCCAGCCCTTTGGCCACATCGGCGGCGTAAGTCCAGTTGCTCAGGTATTTGGTCTCGATGAACAGAAAGACCTGGCGTGCGGGGTCTGAGATGACCACATCGGCCAGCTTGCTGCGCAGGCGCTCGTGGCACAGGTAGGCGTGGGTGTCAAACGAGATATGGGGGCTTTGAATGCCCAGGTCTTCGTGGCCCGTGACTTCCTGGATGTAGCGGTTGAACTGGACGATGCGCTTGGCATAGCCGGCCGTGAATTCGTTGAAAAAGTAGCCGGCAAAGAACTTGGTGCAGAGGTTGCGTTCTTTTTCAGATTCGATGAGGGAAGCGTTCGAGAAGATCACTGAAATTTTCCTGAGCCGCGCGGCGCAGGGCATGGAGACGGCGGACCTGGATGTCCGGCAAGCAACAAGGCCGCAGGCATGTGCTGCCTGCGGCCTTGAACGGTGGGTTGGCGCCTGGAGTTGGCGGCTTAGGCCAGCTTGGCCTTGAGCAGCTCGTTGACCTGGCCGGGGTTGGCCTTGCCCTTGGAGGCCTTCATGACCTGGCCGACCAGGGCGTTGAAGGCCTTGTCCTTGCCGGCGCGGTATTGCTCCACGTTGGCGGGGTTGGCGGCGATGACCTCGTCGATGATGGCTTCCAGCGCGCCGGTGTCGTTGGACTGCTTGAGGTCCTTGGCGTCGATCACGGCGTCCACATCGGAGCCTTCGCCGGTCCACAGGGCTTCAAACACCTGCTTGGCCGAGTTGTTGCTGATGACATTGCCGTGGATGCGGGCGATCAGGGTGCCCAGTTGCTCGGCGCTGACCTTGACCTGGTCCATGCCGATCTCTTCCATGTTCAGGCGGCGCGAGATCTCGCCCATGATCCAGTTGGACGCCAGCTTGGGCTGGCCGCAGGCCTTGGCGGCGGCTTCAAAGTAGGCGGCCATGGCCTGGCTTTGCGTCAGCGTGGTGGCGTCGTACTCGGGCAGGCCGTATTGCGCGACAAAGCGCGCGGCCATGGCGCGGGGCAGCTCGGGCATCTCGGCCTTGACTTGGCTTACCCATTCGGGCGCCACGACCAGCGGGGGCAGGTCGGGGTCGGGGAAGTAGCGGTAGTCGGCCGCGTCTTCCTTGGTGCGCATGGCGCGGGTCTCGCCCGTGTCGGGGTTGAACAGCACGGTGGCCTGCTGGATCTTGTGGCCGTCCTCGATCTGCTCGATCTGCCAGAGGATTTCGTAGTCGATGGCGATCTGCATGTTCCTGAACGAGTTCAGGTTCTTGATCTCGCGGCGTGTGCCCAGCGGCTGGCCGGGCTTGCGCACGGACACGTTGGCGTCGCAGCGGAACGAGCCTTCCTGCATGTTGCCGTCGCAGATGCCGATCCAGGTGACGATCTTGTGCAGCTCCTTGGCGTAGGCCACGGCTTCGGCGGTGGAGCGGATATCGGGCTCGGTCACGATTTCCAGCAGCGGCGTGCCGGCGCGGTTCAAATCGATGCCGGACTGGCCGATGAACTCGTCGTGCACCGACTTGCCGGCGTCTTCCTCCAGGTGGGCGCGCACCAGGCGCACGGTCTTGAGGACGTTGTTCTTGCCTTCTTCCAGATAGAAGCTGACTTCACCGCCTTGCACCACGGGGATCTCGAACTGGGAGATCTGGTAGCCCTTGGGCAGGTCGGGGTAGAAGTAGTTCTTGCGCGCAAAAATGCTGCGCGGCGCAATCGTCGAGCCCAGCGACAGGCCGAGCTTGATCGCGCATTCCACGGCTTTTTTGTTCATCACCGGCAGCGTGCCGGGCAGGGCCAGGTCCACGGCGCAGGCCTGGGTGTTGGGCTCGGCGCCGAAGGCGGTGCTGGCACGGCTGAAGATCTTGCTGTTGGTCGCCAGCTGGGTGTGGGTCTCGAAGCCGATGACGACTTCGTAGCCATTGATCAGTTTCACAGTCATTGTTCTGTGTGTCCTAACTGCTAAAAGAGAAGCTGCTTGC
This window of the Comamonas testosteroni genome carries:
- a CDS encoding excinuclease ABC subunit A, translated to MIFSNASLIESEKERNLCTKFFAGYFFNEFTAGYAKRIVQFNRYIQEVTGHEDLGIQSPHISFDTHAYLCHERLRSKLADVVISDPARQVFLFIETKYLSNWTYAADVAKGLERLDKVFDADKKPHLADARQHYFVLTSRRKEEAAGRPVQHYAPVNGSVYVPPPARAAEVLEGDTAEPAKSAFTSLLYWEDLAQMCDRSEVRQYMEARLKLCVSSSRNQHKAGYFLPGA
- the gatB gene encoding Asp-tRNA(Asn)/Glu-tRNA(Gln) amidotransferase subunit GatB is translated as MTVKLINGYEVVIGFETHTQLATNSKIFSRASTAFGAEPNTQACAVDLALPGTLPVMNKKAVECAIKLGLSLGSTIAPRSIFARKNYFYPDLPKGYQISQFEIPVVQGGEVSFYLEEGKNNVLKTVRLVRAHLEEDAGKSVHDEFIGQSGIDLNRAGTPLLEIVTEPDIRSTAEAVAYAKELHKIVTWIGICDGNMQEGSFRCDANVSVRKPGQPLGTRREIKNLNSFRNMQIAIDYEILWQIEQIEDGHKIQQATVLFNPDTGETRAMRTKEDAADYRYFPDPDLPPLVVAPEWVSQVKAEMPELPRAMAARFVAQYGLPEYDATTLTQSQAMAAYFEAAAKACGQPKLASNWIMGEISRRLNMEEIGMDQVKVSAEQLGTLIARIHGNVISNNSAKQVFEALWTGEGSDVDAVIDAKDLKQSNDTGALEAIIDEVIAANPANVEQYRAGKDKAFNALVGQVMKASKGKANPGQVNELLKAKLA